The Pseudomonas fluorescens genome includes a window with the following:
- a CDS encoding pilus assembly protein PilP translates to MRPLCRICLLAGLVALAGCDNDNGFSDLDAYMNEVRLRPPGKIEPTPTFRPYETFTYSAANLRSPFSRQVRVDQAERQRGSRNVRPDPNRVKQYLEGFNIEQFEMVGTISNVSGSFALLRGAGGVHRLKVGDYLGRNDGRIVSISATQVDVVEIVPDGEGAWLERPRTIPLKEHS, encoded by the coding sequence ATGAGGCCGCTGTGTCGTATCTGCCTGCTGGCAGGCCTGGTTGCGCTGGCGGGCTGCGATAACGACAACGGTTTCAGCGACCTGGACGCCTACATGAACGAAGTGCGTCTGCGGCCACCCGGCAAGATCGAGCCGACGCCGACGTTCAGGCCCTACGAAACCTTTACCTACAGTGCCGCCAACCTGCGCAGCCCGTTTTCCCGGCAGGTCCGCGTGGACCAGGCTGAACGGCAGCGGGGCTCGCGCAATGTCCGGCCCGACCCGAACCGGGTCAAACAGTACCTGGAAGGCTTCAACATCGAGCAGTTCGAAATGGTCGGTACGATCTCCAATGTCAGTGGCTCCTTCGCGCTCCTGCGGGGCGCGGGCGGGGTGCATCGGCTCAAGGTCGGTGACTATCTGGGGCGCAACGACGGGCGGATCGTCAGCATCAGTGCCACCCAGGTCGATGTGGTCGAAATCGTTCCCGATGGCGAGGGTGCCTGGCTGGAGCGACCACGGACCATTCCTTTGAAAGAGCATTCATAG
- a CDS encoding PilN domain-containing protein: protein MARINLLPWREELREERRKRFLLALVGALVGAVGVVLVAVRYFDSAIDHQVARNSHLSEQIAVLDERIKQISELKARRQQLVERMRIIQDLQGNRPVSGRIFDQLVRTLPDGVYFTEVKMEDRTLLIKGAAESNNRVSDLMRNLDSSDLFDTPSLTEVKATTAGQLDQANVFQLTVRQTRPADAEDAQ, encoded by the coding sequence ATGGCGCGGATCAACCTGCTTCCATGGCGCGAAGAGCTGCGTGAAGAACGGCGTAAACGCTTTTTGCTGGCCTTGGTGGGGGCGCTGGTCGGTGCGGTCGGCGTGGTCCTGGTCGCGGTCCGGTACTTCGATAGCGCCATCGACCATCAGGTCGCTCGCAATAGCCATCTCTCCGAGCAGATCGCCGTGCTGGACGAACGCATCAAGCAGATCAGCGAATTGAAGGCCCGTCGCCAGCAATTGGTGGAGCGCATGCGCATCATCCAGGACTTGCAAGGTAACAGGCCGGTCAGCGGGCGCATCTTCGACCAATTGGTGCGGACCCTACCGGACGGGGTGTATTTCACTGAAGTGAAGATGGAAGACCGGACGCTCTTGATCAAGGGGGCCGCGGAATCGAACAACCGGGTCTCGGACCTGATGCGCAACCTGGACTCGTCGGACCTGTTCGACACGCCCAGCCTGACGGAGGTCAAGGCCACCACCGCTGGGCAGCTCGACCAGGCCAACGTCTTCCAGCTGACGGTTCGCCAGACTCGCCCGGCCGATGCGGAGGACGCCCAATGA
- the pilO gene encoding type 4a pilus biogenesis protein PilO, giving the protein MKPGEWFDALRKIDLSDLDTNNIGSWPAPIKWLSGVLLVVLVLGLGYNFALSDLENQLQQVREEENTLKAQFAGKAHMAANLERYTEQMKQMEMSFGVLLRQLPSDTEVPGLLEDITRTGLGSGLEFEEIKLLPEVTQPFYIELPIQITVTGGYHDLATFVSGVAGLPRIVTLHDFEIAPMEPEAGAKLRMSIQAKTYRYNEQEAQP; this is encoded by the coding sequence ATGAAGCCAGGGGAGTGGTTCGACGCACTGCGCAAGATCGATCTCAGTGACCTGGACACCAACAACATCGGTTCCTGGCCCGCACCGATCAAGTGGCTGTCGGGTGTCCTGCTGGTGGTCCTGGTGCTGGGGCTGGGCTATAACTTTGCCTTGAGCGACCTGGAGAACCAGTTGCAGCAGGTGCGCGAGGAAGAAAACACCCTCAAGGCGCAATTCGCGGGCAAGGCCCACATGGCTGCGAACCTGGAGCGCTACACCGAGCAGATGAAGCAGATGGAAATGTCTTTTGGTGTGCTGTTGCGGCAATTGCCCAGCGATACCGAAGTGCCAGGCCTGCTGGAAGACATTACTCGCACCGGCCTGGGCAGTGGCCTGGAGTTCGAGGAAATCAAGCTGCTGCCGGAAGTCACCCAGCCGTTCTACATCGAGTTGCCGATCCAGATCACCGTGACCGGTGGCTACCACGACCTGGCGACGTTCGTCAGTGGGGTGGCGGGGCTGCCCCGGATTGTCACGCTGCACGATTTCGAGATCGCACCGATGGAGCCCGAGGCCGGCGCGAAGCTGCGCATGAGCATCCAGGCCAAGACCTACCGGTACAACGAGCAGGAGGCGCAACCATGA